The Passer domesticus isolate bPasDom1 chromosome 31, bPasDom1.hap1, whole genome shotgun sequence genome has a window encoding:
- the LOC135287741 gene encoding zinc finger protein 3-like: MESGDCAGAGAAREAGLKDFSFPNFGWMEEEAVRKRKMPRDTQAGEEEQGGEDGDQGGQIPTEEPRGRGRLERLHGAGIQQGGKAPEMAQEEGTKPSPGCSEVKGCTLSQGLELVTHEQLHDGEKPYKCLECGKSFRRSNALMSHQMIHTGEWACECGECGKGFSCCSHLIIHQCIHTGERPYECPVCQKRFQTSSNLLLHERIHTQERPFRCPDCGKGFKRNSHLITHQRIHTGERPFECSQCGKSFTQSCNLNRHHQRHS, translated from the exons ATGGAGAGCGGGGACTGTGCAGGAGCCGGAGCAGCGAGAGAGGCCGGGCTGAAG gatttctcaTTCCCAAACTTTGGCTGGATGGAGGAAGAGGCTgtaaggaagaggaagatgccccgggacacccaggcaggtgaggagga acaaggaggtgaggatggagaccagggaggacaaatccccacagAAGAACCTcgaggaagaggcagattgGAGCGGCTCCACGGGGCAGGAATCCAACAGGGAGGAAAAGCTCCAGAGATGGCACAGGAAGAGGGgaccaaacccagcccagggtgctctgaggtgAAAGGCTGCACCCTGAGCCAGGGATTGGAGCTGGTGacccatgagcagcttcatgacggggagaagccctacaagtgtttggagtgtgggaagagcttcaggcggAGCAACGCCCTGATgagccaccagatgatccacactggggaatgggcctgtgagtgtggggaatgtgggaagggcttcagctgctgctcccacctcaTCATCCACCAatgcatccacactggggagaggccctatgagtgtcctgtgtgccagaagaggttccaaaccagctccaatctcctcctgcatgagagAATTCACACacaggagaggcccttccgttgccccgactgcgggaagggcttcaagcgcaACTCCCACCTCATCACCCACCAGCgaatccacactggggagaggcccttcgAGTGttcccagtgtgggaagagcttcacccagagctgtAACTTGAacagacaccaccagaggcacaGTTAA